The proteins below come from a single Bubalus kerabau isolate K-KA32 ecotype Philippines breed swamp buffalo chromosome 19, PCC_UOA_SB_1v2, whole genome shotgun sequence genomic window:
- the HDDC3 gene encoding guanosine-3',5'-bis(diphosphate) 3'-pyrophosphohydrolase MESH1 isoform X1 translates to MGSEVAQLLEAADFAARKHQRQRRKDPEGTPYINHPIGVARILTHEAGITDIVVLQAALLHDTVEDTDTTLDEVELHFGDQVRRLVEEVTDDKTLSKLERKRLQVEHAPQSSPGAKLVKLADKLYNLRDLNRCTPEGTLSPTCSEGKKGYLSSEGTGWSEHRVQEYFEWAAQVVKGLQGTNRQLEEALRQLFKERGLTL, encoded by the exons ATGGGCTCCGAGGTGGCCCAGCTCCTGGAGGCTGCTGACTTCGCGGCCCGCAAGCACCAACGGCAGCGGCGGAAGGACCCCGAAGGGACCCCCTACATCAACCACCCTATCG GTGTGGCTCGGATCCTGACCCACGAGGCGGGGATCACTGACATTGTGGTATTACAG GCAGCCCTGCTCCATGACACAGTGGAGGACACAGACACCACCCTGGATGAGGTGGAGCTGCACTTTGGGGACCAAGTGCGGCGCCTGGTGGAGGAGGTGACAGATGACAAGACTCTGTCCAAGCTGGAGAGAAAGCGGCTGCAGGTGGAGCACGCACCCCAGAGCAGCCCCGGAGCTAAACTGGTGAAGCTGGCAGATAAGCTGTACAATCTGAGGGACCTGAATCGCTGCACCCCAGAGGGTACGCTCTCCCCCACCTGCTCTGAGGGAAAGAAGGGGTATCTATCTTCTGAAGGCACAG GATGGTCTGAACACAGAGTCCAGGAATACTTCGAGTGGGCGGCACAGGTGGTGAAGGGGCTCCAGGGAACAAACCGACAGCTGGAAGAGGCTCTAAGGCAGCTGTTTAAGGAGCGGGGGCTGACACTCTGA
- the HDDC3 gene encoding guanosine-3',5'-bis(diphosphate) 3'-pyrophosphohydrolase MESH1 isoform X2, producing the protein MGSEVAQLLEAADFAARKHQRQRRKDPEGTPYINHPIGVARILTHEAGITDIVVLQAALLHDTVEDTDTTLDEVELHFGDQVRRLVEEVTDDKTLSKLERKRLQVEHAPQSSPGAKLVKLADKLYNLRDLNRCTPEGWSEHRVQEYFEWAAQVVKGLQGTNRQLEEALRQLFKERGLTL; encoded by the exons ATGGGCTCCGAGGTGGCCCAGCTCCTGGAGGCTGCTGACTTCGCGGCCCGCAAGCACCAACGGCAGCGGCGGAAGGACCCCGAAGGGACCCCCTACATCAACCACCCTATCG GTGTGGCTCGGATCCTGACCCACGAGGCGGGGATCACTGACATTGTGGTATTACAG GCAGCCCTGCTCCATGACACAGTGGAGGACACAGACACCACCCTGGATGAGGTGGAGCTGCACTTTGGGGACCAAGTGCGGCGCCTGGTGGAGGAGGTGACAGATGACAAGACTCTGTCCAAGCTGGAGAGAAAGCGGCTGCAGGTGGAGCACGCACCCCAGAGCAGCCCCGGAGCTAAACTGGTGAAGCTGGCAGATAAGCTGTACAATCTGAGGGACCTGAATCGCTGCACCCCAGAGG GATGGTCTGAACACAGAGTCCAGGAATACTTCGAGTGGGCGGCACAGGTGGTGAAGGGGCTCCAGGGAACAAACCGACAGCTGGAAGAGGCTCTAAGGCAGCTGTTTAAGGAGCGGGGGCTGACACTCTGA